The Salvia miltiorrhiza cultivar Shanhuang (shh) chromosome 1, IMPLAD_Smil_shh, whole genome shotgun sequence genome has a window encoding:
- the LOC131025893 gene encoding protein cornichon homolog 4, translating into MGEVLAWLLFFFILIALLVMIVFQLMCLADLEFDYINPYDSASRINKVVLPEFITQGVLCFLFLVTGHWFMSLLCVPYLYYNVRLYLQRQHLVDVTEIFNLLNWEKKERLFKLGYIILLLFMCLFWMIYNALEDDEHSF; encoded by the exons ATGGGAGAGGTGTTGGCATGGCTGCTCTTCTTCTTCATACTTATTGCTCTCCTCGTTATGATCGTTTTCCAG CTAATGTGCTTGGCGGATTTAGAGTTTGATTACATCAATCCTTATGATTCTGCGTCTCGAATAAATAAAGTAGTTTTACCAGAGTTCATCACGCAAGGAGTTCTGTGCTTCCTCTTCCTTGTCACCGGACATTGGTTTATGTCGCTTCTCTGTGTCCCATACCTGTACTACAACGTGAGATT GTACCTTCAAAGACAGCACCTTGTAGATGTAACTGAAATCTTCAACTTGTTAAATTGGGAAAAGAAGGAGAGACTTTTCAAGCTTGGTTATATCATACTTCTTCTCTTCATGTGTTTGTTCTG GATGATTTACAATGCACTTGAAGACGACGAGCATTCGTTTTAG
- the LOC131025898 gene encoding protein DETOXIFICATION 56, which translates to MEQPKHQPPECLSLRTELRTQWRISVPLVAMNFTWFAKTAITTAFLGRLGELPLAGATLGFTLGNVTGYSLLNGLCGAMEPICGQAFGAKNARLLHKTLLMATSLLLAVSIPIAFLWLNAERILINCGQQREIASVARRYLIYLIPDLVVTSFICPLKAYLSTQNVTVPIMLSSAAAVALHIPATLLLARARGLEGISMAVWISDLVVAILLAIYVILWERRKGGNWKEGGWFEQGGGEWGRLLKLSGPCCLTTCLEWWCYEIVVLLAGRLRTARRSVGVLAIVINFDYLLYSVMLSLATCASVRVANELGAGRAMGARRAARVCLCAGAAGGGVGGAAGAMAGASGVWGKVFSREGGVVGGVRRAMVVMAAVEVVNFPLAVCGGVVRGTARPWLGMYANVCGFYVIGLPLGAVLALKLGFGLRGLLLGLLGGVVVCLVLLLLFLARIDWDAECRKAQMLQDLVNDHHNPNPSSSP; encoded by the coding sequence ATGGAGCAACCCAAACATCAACCGCCGGAATGTCTCTCCCTCCGGACGGAGCTGAGGACGCAATGGCGGATCAGCGTTCCCTTGGTGGCGATGAACTTCACATGGTTCGCCAAAACCGCCATCACCACGGCCTTCCTGGGGCGCCTCGGCGAGCTGCCCCTCGCCGGCGCCACCCTGGGCTTCACCTTGGGGAACGTCACCGGATACTCCCTCCTCAACGGCCTCTGCGGCGCCATGGAGCCCATCTGCGGCCAAGCCTTCGGCGCCAAGAACGCCCGCCTCCTCCACAAGACCCTCCTCATGGCCACCTCCCTCCTCCTCGCCGTCTCCATCCCCATCGCCTTCCTCTGGCTCAACGCCGAACGCATCCTCATCAACTGCGGCCAGCAGCGGGAGATCGCCTCCGTCGCCCGCCGTTATTTAATATACCTCATCCCCGATTTGGTCGTCACCTCATTCATCTGCCCTCTCAAGGCCTACCTCAGCACTCAAAACGTCACCGTTCCGATCATGCTcagctccgccgccgccgtggcGCTGCACATCCCGGCCACCCTCCTCCTCGCCCGCGCCAGGGGGCTGGAGGGGATATCCATGGCGGTGTGGATCAGCGATTTGGTCGTGGCGATTTTGCTCGCGATTTACGTGATTTTGTGGGAGCGGAGGAAGGGAGGCAACTGGAAGGAAGGGGGCTGGTTTGAGCAGGGGGGCGGCGAGTGGGGGCGCCTCCTCAAGCTCAGCGGGCCCTGCTGCCTCACCACCTGCCTCGAGTGGTGGTGCTACGAGATCGTGGTCCTCCTCGCCGGCCGCCTCCGCACCGCGCGCCGCTCGGTTGGAGTCCTAGCCATAGTCATAAACTTCGACTACTTGCTCTACTCCGTCATGCTGTCCCTCGCCACGTGCGCCTCGGTGCGCGTGGCGAACGAGCTCGGCGCGGGGCGGGCCATGGGGGCCCGTCGCGCGGCGCGGGTGTGCCTGTGCGCGGGGGCggcgggggggggggtgggAGGGGCGGCGGGGGCGATGGCGGGGGCGTCGGGGGTGTGGGGGAAGGTGTTCAGCCGGGAGGGAGGGGTGGTGGGGGGCGTGAGGAGGGCGATGGTGGTGAtggcggcggtggaggtggtGAACTTCCCGCTGGCGGTGTGCGGCGGGGTGGTGAGGGGCACGGCGAGGCCGTGGCTGGGGATGTATGCGAATGTGTGCGGGTTCTATGTGATAGGGCTGCCGTTGGGGGCGGTGTTGGCGTTGAAGCTGGGGTTTGGGTTGAGGGGGTTGCTGCTGGGGCTTCTCGGTGGGGTTGTGGTTTGTTTGGTTTTGTTATTGCTCTTTCTTGCCAGAATTGATTGGGATGCTGAGTGTCGCAAGGCGCAAATGCTACAAGATTTGGTTAATGATCATCATAATCCCAACCCCTCCTCCTCACCATGA